One Thermodesulfobacteriota bacterium genomic window carries:
- a CDS encoding ParB/RepB/Spo0J family partition protein — MKKRKKLALGKGLDALIPDIKSSEDKPLDYFFCETDLISPNRYQPRLQFSEDELKELCDSIKTQGILQPLLVRKDNIGYELITGERRLRAAKMAGLNKVPVVIKNISDAELLEMSIVENIQREDFNPLEEAEAYHRLITQFDLTQDQAAIRVGKSRSAVANFLRLRQLPDEIKASILDGSLSMGHARALLSAEVPSQQIAAWRAVVSKGLSVRETENLIKKLKAGKKKPKESQPSSEDIYFSDLAGNLSSYFGTKVQIKRKGQKGKVEIEFYNNDDLDRLINLFKRD; from the coding sequence ATGAAAAAACGAAAAAAATTAGCCTTGGGAAAAGGACTGGATGCGCTTATTCCAGACATTAAATCTTCGGAAGACAAGCCTTTGGACTATTTCTTTTGTGAAACCGATCTGATCAGCCCCAATCGTTATCAGCCCCGTCTTCAGTTTTCTGAAGATGAACTTAAGGAATTGTGTGATTCCATAAAAACACAGGGCATTCTTCAACCGCTGCTGGTTAGAAAAGACAATATCGGTTATGAACTTATTACGGGTGAAAGACGCCTGCGAGCAGCAAAAATGGCAGGACTCAATAAGGTGCCCGTGGTTATAAAAAATATTTCAGATGCAGAGCTGCTGGAAATGTCAATTGTGGAAAATATCCAGCGGGAAGATTTTAATCCCTTAGAGGAGGCCGAAGCCTATCATCGTCTGATCACCCAATTCGACCTCACCCAGGACCAGGCAGCCATTCGTGTGGGAAAAAGCAGATCCGCGGTGGCCAACTTTTTAAGACTCAGGCAACTGCCGGATGAGATAAAGGCCAGTATTTTGGATGGCTCTTTAAGTATGGGTCATGCCAGGGCTTTGTTAAGTGCCGAAGTACCTTCTCAACAAATCGCCGCCTGGCGTGCGGTGGTATCTAAAGGTCTATCAGTCAGGGAAACGGAAAACCTGATAAAAAAATTAAAAGCAGGAAAGAAAAAACCCAAAGAATCACAGCCAAGTTCAGAAGATATATACTTTTCGGATCTGGCCGGTAACCTTTCTAGTTATTTTGGGACCAAAGTTCAGATAAAAAGAAAGGGACAAAAGGGAAAGGTTGAAATCGAATTCTACAACAATGACGACCTCGATCGACTCATAAACCTTTTTAAACGAGATTAA
- a CDS encoding NYN domain-containing protein encodes MSIHIIIDGYNLIRQSSSLSPLDRRDLQLGREALVDLLVTYKRIKHHKITVVFDGTNAASSSGHKDYIGGIEIKFSRSGESADSVIKNMAAGEKEKALVVSSDRDVVDSAYLSGAAVISSIEFEKRLEMAAHLDGFSVDDTDEVGWIPTTKKKGPSRKLPKRKRRSAAKIKKL; translated from the coding sequence ATGTCTATCCATATAATAATCGATGGCTATAATCTGATCCGCCAGTCATCTTCTTTGAGCCCGCTTGACCGCCGGGACCTGCAACTTGGCAGAGAAGCGCTGGTTGATTTGCTGGTAACATATAAAAGAATAAAACATCATAAAATAACGGTCGTTTTTGACGGAACCAATGCTGCTTCCTCTTCCGGCCACAAAGACTATATTGGCGGAATTGAAATAAAATTTTCCCGTAGCGGTGAATCGGCTGATTCGGTTATCAAAAATATGGCCGCAGGAGAAAAAGAAAAAGCCCTGGTGGTAAGCTCTGATCGGGATGTGGTGGATTCCGCCTATTTATCCGGAGCTGCTGTCATCAGCTCCATTGAATTTGAAAAAAGGCTTGAAATGGCTGCCCATTTAGACGGTTTTAGTGTTGACGATACAGATGAAGTGGGCTGGATTCCCACAACCAAAAAAAAAGGTCCCAGCAGAAAGCTTCCCAAAAGAAAAAGACGGAGTGCCGCTAAAATTAAAAAACTATAG
- a CDS encoding DUF3842 family protein — MKKICVIDGQGGGIGSTIIKKLKELFQESVEIMALGTNAIATAQMLKARANRGASGENAIVQTVKKVDIIIGPVGIIMANAMLGEVTPKIAKAVATSPAIKFLIPLTQENVEIVGIPAMPLPHLIEELIEVNLKPILQKKE; from the coding sequence ATGAAAAAAATATGTGTCATTGACGGACAGGGCGGTGGTATCGGCAGTACGATCATTAAGAAATTAAAAGAGCTGTTTCAGGAATCTGTCGAGATTATGGCACTGGGAACAAACGCAATTGCCACGGCCCAGATGCTAAAAGCCAGAGCAAACCGGGGCGCCTCCGGGGAAAATGCCATTGTTCAAACCGTAAAAAAGGTCGATATTATCATCGGTCCGGTTGGCATTATTATGGCCAATGCCATGTTGGGTGAAGTCACCCCGAAAATTGCAAAGGCCGTGGCAACCAGCCCGGCAATTAAATTTCTCATACCACTTACACAGGAAAATGTTGAAATCGTGGGCATCCCTGCTATGCCCCTTCCGCATCTTATTGAGGAGCTGATCGAAGTTAATTTAAAACCAATACTGCAAAAAAAGGAGTGA
- a CDS encoding CooT family nickel-binding protein — protein sequence MCEANAYLIEGDQNKLLMEAVDTVEPEEDGIRLISIFGDQKFIKAHIHSLSLVDHKVFLKE from the coding sequence ATGTGTGAAGCCAATGCTTACCTGATTGAGGGTGACCAAAACAAGCTATTAATGGAGGCGGTTGATACAGTTGAACCTGAAGAGGACGGCATCAGACTCATCAGCATTTTCGGAGATCAAAAATTTATTAAAGCCCACATCCATTCTCTTTCCCTGGTGGACCATAAGGTTTTTCTGAAGGAATAA